The genomic stretch ATTTCAATATTATgctaaagaagaaaaaagaacttTGATGTTTACACTCTCCATCCCATTTTATGTGTCCTTTGTTTGATTGACAGAGGCGGAGCCAGGATTTGAAGTTTTATCGGTTCAGAATCTAATCTGTTTAAGTTGCTAGTTTCTAAATTAATAAATTGTACATATTTGATGAATTTCTTAAGACAAATACATGGTTTTGTTTCTAGCTCCGCCCTTGTTGACTGAGCACAAGTTAAGATACACAGAAAGACTTTTGAAACATGTGATCTAAAACAAGCTATAGATAAAATGAGAATTTTATAGctgaattatttctaaatatagaaatttatcATTCTTTTTGGGacaaactaaaaagaaaagtgtTCCGCATAATTGGGACGTAGGGAGTATTTCATTTTGAATCCATCTGAGGGGATATTTGTGGTGTTGTAGTGCCTTTGGATAAATCGAGTGCTTGCCAGTCTACTGTGAAGTATAGTGGAAAGAGAGCTGAATGGGATAGCTTCAAACCGGAGATTACTGGCCGGAGAGAAATGCCGGAGACGTGTGATTATTTTTCAGGGGAATGGGTGTTTGATAATAGTTCATATCCACTGTATAAGGATTCTGATTGTCCTTATATGTCTGATCAATTGGCGTGCCACAAGCATGGTCGGCAAGATCTGGATTACCAGTACTGGAGATGGCAACCTCACCACTGCAATTTGAAGAGGTAACATTTTGATTTCCATTAATTTCTTTTCTGCTTTTGTGTAATAGCTCATTTGTAACCAATACATAAATATAGTAACATTAAATAACCAACTGAACCATTAGATGAAAGAATGTTTGATAATTTCTATTTGTCCAAGCGTTGATAGATAGAGTCACCCGGTACCTGTTCGAAAATAGCAGGTACCGAGTGGAACACTTGAGGTGCACGCAAGTTAGCTCGGACACCACtatcaattaaaaaaataatcaaattataaaatattaaatttgTTAATCTCACCCTATACATGTTTGAATTTTTGTATTATGGTTGTAGTAATTGTTGTGTCATGCTTATTACATTATTGACTTGTTAATGTTGATACGCAGGTGGAATGTGACTGAAATGTGGGAGAAATTAAGAGGGAAAAGACTAATGTTTGTGGGAGACTCACTGAATAGAGGACAGTGGATATCGATGGTGTGTCTTTTGCAATCTGTTATTCCAGCTGAGAAGAAGTTCATGACACCACAGGCTCACCTTTCAATATTTAGAGCAGAGGTCAAGTGAATTTTTTTTGAGTATATGATATTTAGCATTCAACTAAGTGATCTCAAACTTTATATGATGTCAAGTGCCGCTCAAATTTCAATGTATTTTGGTACATACAGATGGTGACGATTATGTTAATATAATTTAACGACTGTTACTAAATTCATGTGTTTCGCTATTGATGACAGGAATACAACGCCAGCATAGAGTTCCTTTGGGCGCCACTTCTTGTCGAATCAAATTCTGATGATCCTGTTGATCACAGACTGCCTGAGCGAATACTGCGTCCTGATTCACTTCTTAGGCATTCATCAGAGTGGATGCACGCTGATATATTAGTCTTTAATTCATATCTTTGGTGGAGACAGGGCCCTGTTAAGTTATTGTAAGTATGAACTCTAATTCGGTCATCACTTCAGCAGATATGCCAAGAACTAATAtttgaatgaaaatttgaaacataGAAGATAGAAAAGAGGACTGATTGCTTTATCTCTGCCGTTTTATCTCGGTTGGATTGACGTATTTCATACTTCTTGAAATTGCAAACTTTCAGCTCAAGGAACGATTAAAACTATTTATATCTCTAATTTATAATAAATTGTAATTTTGCAATGAAAGAAGGATTGCTTTCTTATCAGTTCCATTACTTTTTTTAGATGGAGTAGTGAAGAAAAAGGAGTTTGTGAGGAAATAGATGGGTTGGGAGGCATGGAGTTAGCTATGGAAGCCTGGGCAAAGTGGGTGGATTCCAATGTTGATCGCGTGAAGAAGGTCTTTTTTGTCACTATGTCCCCTACACATTTCACGTAAGTGAGGAGCTTTTCTTTTATTGCTAAAGCTTACCTTACGTACTTAACTACATGTTGCATGGATTTGACTGGATTTCAAAGTTCAGAATCAATTTTGATTGTTATGGATGAACAAATTAGGAGATCGGAAGCAGCAGCATGTTTTGTGTGTGTTGATTTTTGCACCTAATATTAAGTAGCTGAATTTAACATTTTTAGTTAGATTGTCAATGCCGGGTCAAAAACATTGGTGGTGAACTGAACTGATAAAAGATTTGCACCCAACATAATACTCTCATTCATTTTCCATTGTGCATTTGTTCACATGAGTTCATAAATGTCTCACCATTATTTAAAGTTGATGCCGAGTTCCTTCTTCATTTGAAATATAAATTCGTAAAATATGCTATGAGTCCATTCTTCAGGCAAAATGCTCCTGAAGAACCATAATAACTTATCTTGTGCATGAATGCTTTTCTGATTACACAATCTGAAACAGTGAGGAGCGAGGCCAAGTGACGAACTCTAATTACCCATTTAAAATAACGGCAATTTCAGTTAATTGTATAGTTTTAAGACAAGTCAGTTTCCGGAGATCCGACATGAAAGATGCTTATCTTGGTTTAGATTTATCTCCTCTGCAGTAAGAAATCgtgtttttatttcttctttcaacATTCAGGAAACAAGAATGGGAACCAG from Nicotiana sylvestris chromosome 12, ASM39365v2, whole genome shotgun sequence encodes the following:
- the LOC104231561 gene encoding protein trichome birefringence-like 35, which produces MQKWPKKRTQYPLIALVFFVFIVFSILYNESNIQEIHSKHTLPRTPPVPLDKSSACQSTVKYSGKRAEWDSFKPEITGRREMPETCDYFSGEWVFDNSSYPLYKDSDCPYMSDQLACHKHGRQDLDYQYWRWQPHHCNLKRWNVTEMWEKLRGKRLMFVGDSLNRGQWISMVCLLQSVIPAEKKFMTPQAHLSIFRAEEYNASIEFLWAPLLVESNSDDPVDHRLPERILRPDSLLRHSSEWMHADILVFNSYLWWRQGPVKLLWSSEEKGVCEEIDGLGGMELAMEAWAKWVDSNVDRVKKVFFVTMSPTHFTKQEWEPGSEGNCYDEKLPIKNGTYWGIDSDFPTMQMVERILAKLGSKVNVLNITQLSEYRKDGHPSIYRKFWETLTPEKLADPASYSDCIHWCLPGVPDVWNELLFQFL